CAGCTGGGAAAAAATTGCTTGGCAGTACAACGAGTTGTATTAAAAGCGTTAAATCTGCTTATCAAAACTCGAAATTCAGGCTATGATAAATTATTTTATAAAATCAATAAGATGTTAACATACTATACGGACAAACCGGAATGAAATATCCGTGCCGGTAAATGCTGGACTTCCGGTTCTTGAAAAAATACTCGGAGTCGGAAATGAGCGAGAAAGGAGTTAATAGAATGACTTCGGATGGGCAGGGGGGGCTATCTGGACCTAGCGGTGAAAGTGAAATGGAGAACTGAGGAGATAAAGAAGTTGTGATTACTGTTTTTGTTCCAGCATGATTTCTTCTACAAGATAGGCATCACTTAAACAGTGAAAATCGCTTATGCCTTTACTCATGAGCATATATGTGTTTGATTTATAAAAAAGCTCCATTGCTTTTTCTTCATCGATATTTGCTTTTTTTGCAAGTAGAGAAATTATACGTGCGTATTTCATCTGCAAAAGAGTTGCGTCAGCGGTCATACATAAACTCCTTTTGCTTCGTAGCTGGATTCAAAGTATAAAAGCTTATCTACAACTTCCTGATTAATAAAGCAAATCTGATTATTTGGTTTTTCAAACTTTAGACGTTGTAAGGCTGTTGCTTTATCTATGAGACCAGAGAAATACAGCTCTACTGTGTTGAAGACTTTATCGTTAGCTATTCCGCCTTCGATGATGTCATACTTGGAATAGTCTTTTGAACCACTTCGACAGGCAAGAACAAAGTCTAACCATTCTTCATTGTAGTCAGGAAAATTTTTATAGCGGTATTTTGTCTGAATATCAGAATCATCATAATTATAAATATTTATGATTCCTTTTTTCCCAAGAGAAATAAAACGCTGCACCCATTTTTCCGCCTGACTTTGCATATTTGATGTGTAAAAGCCTTTGCCAAAATCAAGGTTATAGCGACCATAAGAAACAAGTGGTTTATCTACAATTACAGTTGAACCGTGGTAAAGCTTCATGCAACGAGATTCCTTTCTTTAAGGACGGAAATGATTTCATCTACGATATATTGTTTACTCTGGGTATGAAGCGCTTCGTAAGAAGGTATGATATATGAGTGTAGAAGTCCTGATGAATTGAGAATTTGAAACAATTCTGAGCCAGTTTTGCCAAGCTGCTTTGCAACATTTTCGATGCAGAAAACTGAGTATTCTATCTGTTTATCGCTCATGGATACCTCCTTGCAATTATTAATATAACATAATTTTTGATTTTTTGCGAGATGATTTTTTGAAGAGGATTGAAGTTTAACATTAATCATAAGAGGTTTTATAAAAAGCAACTATTTCAATCATAGAGCCTTTAGTTTTAGTTTTGTTGCATAGCATTTTTCAATATTTTCTATTATTACTTTTTTTATTTTCTTCCATAATTTCTAGCATTTCTTTTGGAGTGACAACGAACGGCTTTACTGGAAAGTCCTTGATGTTGCCGGTTGCAAGAAAAGTTTCTTTTGTTTGGAGGAAATCCATTGTAACTTCGTAGAAAATCGCATCTTTTGGGTCGGAAAGTTTTTCTTCTGTTTGAATGCCAGAAAGTTCAATGCCGTTGTCAAGAATCATTTTGATTGCTTTGTGAACGTTTTTTGTAGAAAACTTATTTTTAAACTTTCCTCTGGAAAGAACTTCAGAATATTCAGCAATAATCTCCTTGCTAAAAACAGGGATTATGCTTTTAGCAAAAATCTTAAAAATAGTTTTGACTGTTGCAGAATCTTCATTTTTAGAAAGCAGAGACAATAACATTTGTATCGATGCAGACGGAACAAATCCTTCTCTTGTTGAGGCGATGAATCTTTCTCTTCCGATTCTTGCGTTTGACTGCGTTTATAACCGCGCCACAACCGAAGAAAAATGCCTTTACTGGAAAACTTCTGATGATTTGCAGAATCTGATGAAAGAACTTCGTCATTCCGAAAGTGATTCTTTTATCTCTTCGTGAGAAAATCGCGCTTGAAATGGGCGAGGCCGGGAAACGCCTTTACAGCTGGGAAAAAATTGCTCAGCAATACAACGAGTTGTATTAAAAGTGTTAAATCTGCTTTTTTCCTTCATCAGTGATTTTAATTCCGTTGCTGGTTAGAGCTACAAAGCCTTTTGCAGTGCAGCCTTCCAGCGCGTTTTGTATCACTTGCGGCGTTACAGCGGAATCTCTATCTCTGTTTTTGCAGATTTCTTTTATTATCTGTTCTTCTTTAAGCGGTTCGGTTTGATTGAGGATTTTTAATATTTCAGCTTCTATTTTAGTTGCGGTAAACAAATTATTTGATTTTATTGAAGAGAAAAGTGTCGGGCAACCGGGATTCGAACCCGGGACCTCTAACTCCCGAAGCTAGCGCGCTACCAGCTGCGCTATTGCCCGAATAAAAAAAATACCGCTCGTAATGAACGGTACAACGGGATGTACGGGACTCGAACCCGTGGTCTCCGGCGTGACAGGCCAGCGCGATAACCAGCTTCGCTAACACCCCATGTGCTAATGAATATAGCATTAAAATCTTGTGTGTGTCAATAGCGTTTTTCGTTTTATGGCGAAAAATTTTTTTGCACATAATTTGAAATAAAACTTGAAAATTTGAAAAACTGCTTTATAATATATTTTATGGCTGATACAACTATTATAAATTCAAGTCCTTTGGGGCAGCATTTGGACAAAATTGCGGAATCTCAGCAGGTTTCCTATCTTGTTTTCAATAAGAAAAAAATTCAGATTGCCGCAAAAATCACAATGGGGCGCGAAGCCGATAACGATATTGTGATTGACTCAAAGCTGGCAAGCCGTCATCACTGCATTATTCAGAAAATCCGCGATGCCTATTTCTTGAAAGATGAAGGAAGCACAAACGGAACATTTTTAAACGGCCGCAGAATTCCGCCGGATAAATACGTTAAGCTTAATGCCGGAGACAAGCTTACAATTGGCTCTTCAAATCTTATAATGGGCTAGAATGTTTTCAAAAGAAGAGCTGGATTGTTTTAGAAATCATCTGCATGAAATAAACGACTCAAATTCTTTTCCAGAAGAATCTGAATTTCAGCTCTTTTTGGATAAATCTTTGTCTACTCTTGAAAATGAAAGTCCGTCTTACAGGTCTGCCGGTTCTGACAGCAAGCCGGGCGGACTTCTTGATTTTTCGTCTGAAAAAATTCCTTCTATAATAGTTCCTGATATTCATGCGCGCGCAGATTTTCTTTTAAAGCTTCTTGATTTTAAAATTGAAGATGAATCCGTTTTGTCTTTGCTGAATGAGAAAAAAATTTTTGTTGTTTGCGTTGGAGATGCGTTTCATTCGGAAAGCCGCGGTTATGACAGATGGATTGCGGCCTACAAAGACTGGTCAATGGATGTTTACGCCGGCCAGCCTATGCAGGAAGAAATGAAGGAAAATATTTCAACTCTTATGATTATCATGGAGTTGAAAAATAATTTCACTGAAAATTTTCACTTTTTAAAAGGAAACCACGAGAACATTTTAAATGAAAGCCGCCACGGAAATCTTGCTTTTAGAAAATTTGTGCAGGAAGGAAGCATGTGCTGCGATTTTATCCGGCAAGTTTACGGCGATGTGATTCTTCATTTGATAAGTCTGTGGGAAAAAGCGTTGCCAGTTTGCGCTGTGTTCTATAATTTTGCCGTGAGCCATGCCGAGCCTGCCAGCTGTTTTTCAAGAAAGCAAATTGTTGACTATCATAAAAATGACGATGTTGTTCTGGGGCTTACTTGGACTGCGAATGATGCGGCTGAAAAGGGAAGTGTGAAAAAGCTTTTAAAAAATTTGAATCCCTCCGCAAAAAGAAACGGCGTTTTGTGGTTTGGCGGGCATCGTCCTGTAAAAGACGGAAAATATTTGCTGCGCCAAGACGGAACTTATCTGCAGCTTCATAATCCAAATGAAATGAATGTTGCTATTGTTGTTCCTGAAAAAAAATTCAATCCTGAAACTGACATAAAAAGTGTTCTATAAATAGCATGGGAGAACTAAATGGAAAGCGAGACAATTGGAAAATACAAAAACTGCACAAAAATCGCGACTGGCGGAATGGGGGCTGTG
The sequence above is drawn from the uncultured Treponema sp. genome and encodes:
- a CDS encoding DUF3791 domain-containing protein translates to MTADATLLQMKYARIISLLAKKANIDEEKAMELFYKSNTYMLMSKGISDFHCLSDAYLVEEIMLEQKQ
- a CDS encoding DUF3990 domain-containing protein, giving the protein MKLYHGSTVIVDKPLVSYGRYNLDFGKGFYTSNMQSQAEKWVQRFISLGKKGIINIYNYDDSDIQTKYRYKNFPDYNEEWLDFVLACRSGSKDYSKYDIIEGGIANDKVFNTVELYFSGLIDKATALQRLKFEKPNNQICFINQEVVDKLLYFESSYEAKGVYV
- a CDS encoding DUF3791 domain-containing protein → MSDKQIEYSVFCIENVAKQLGKTGSELFQILNSSGLLHSYIIPSYEALHTQSKQYIVDEIISVLKERNLVA
- a CDS encoding putative toxin-antitoxin system toxin component, PIN family, translated to MLLSLLSKNEDSATVKTIFKIFAKSIIPVFSKEIIAEYSEVLSRGKFKNKFSTKNVHKAIKMILDNGIELSGIQTEEKLSDPKDAIFYEVTMDFLQTKETFLATGNIKDFPVKPFVVTPKEMLEIMEENKKSNNRKY
- a CDS encoding FHA domain-containing protein, yielding MADTTIINSSPLGQHLDKIAESQQVSYLVFNKKKIQIAAKITMGREADNDIVIDSKLASRHHCIIQKIRDAYFLKDEGSTNGTFLNGRRIPPDKYVKLNAGDKLTIGSSNLIMG
- a CDS encoding metallophosphoesterase, with protein sequence MFSKEELDCFRNHLHEINDSNSFPEESEFQLFLDKSLSTLENESPSYRSAGSDSKPGGLLDFSSEKIPSIIVPDIHARADFLLKLLDFKIEDESVLSLLNEKKIFVVCVGDAFHSESRGYDRWIAAYKDWSMDVYAGQPMQEEMKENISTLMIIMELKNNFTENFHFLKGNHENILNESRHGNLAFRKFVQEGSMCCDFIRQVYGDVILHLISLWEKALPVCAVFYNFAVSHAEPASCFSRKQIVDYHKNDDVVLGLTWTANDAAEKGSVKKLLKNLNPSAKRNGVLWFGGHRPVKDGKYLLRQDGTYLQLHNPNEMNVAIVVPEKKFNPETDIKSVL